The following coding sequences are from one Gemmatimonadota bacterium window:
- a CDS encoding AMIN domain-containing protein — protein MMTRSLSWLLLPALVAAAPAPIRLLPDAAVTSLALSSGGGTARLAISVSGTVSVKESTLPDPARLVLDVQGAKVSDLGRYDGLKRGRVVDVRVNQYTTDVVRIVLELDRLPSYTVNRDVPGVITVTFADEPFASWTAGQGGAKSVTIVSEALADAAAPPAATRAPTRERPAAASYSQSGDRYASGLTITPQAGQQGQDMRPISVTYDKTPIGDVLNQFAVFSGRSIVPGKGVVGDVTMSIINQPWPYAFEAVLAQQGLSAMEMRGGIIRVDAPAELAKLDAVEVLDTRQKRLNYARAGDVVNSLKAMMLKDRGSVVADSASNSLIITDTRTRMPGILEFVDQLDIRTPLVAIQAKLIYVDRTDLQQLGLKYDIGTADQFFNKLVSRPDPLTGQPYNPNVNVVNLGGSAVSAISNADALISGSALDLVFSTAIGGFSVTSFLSALERVELTDVEASPLVHTLDNNEATIWSGEETPVRVIDASSFGQVNQAPRANVTFKETGIKLIVRPHVTANRQISMEIKAERSSIQPLAAADLGFTIPKQYAETRTLVNDGETAMLGGLTITTVTRNRNGIPLLSGLPFIGNLFSFTENRENRKDLIILVMPRIVDDAQNIVP, from the coding sequence CGACGCTTCCCGATCCGGCCCGCCTGGTGCTCGACGTCCAGGGCGCCAAGGTCAGCGACCTCGGTCGCTACGACGGGCTCAAGCGCGGCCGCGTGGTCGACGTCCGGGTGAATCAGTACACCACGGATGTCGTCCGCATCGTGCTCGAGCTTGATCGCCTGCCGAGCTACACGGTGAATCGCGACGTGCCGGGGGTGATCACCGTCACCTTCGCCGACGAGCCGTTCGCCTCGTGGACGGCCGGACAGGGCGGCGCCAAGAGCGTCACCATCGTGTCGGAGGCGCTGGCCGATGCGGCCGCCCCGCCCGCCGCGACCCGGGCACCGACGCGCGAGCGTCCGGCCGCCGCCTCGTATTCGCAGAGTGGCGACCGCTACGCCAGCGGCCTCACGATCACGCCGCAGGCCGGGCAGCAGGGCCAGGACATGCGCCCGATCTCGGTCACCTACGACAAGACCCCGATCGGCGACGTCCTCAACCAGTTCGCCGTCTTCTCGGGCCGTTCGATCGTGCCGGGGAAGGGCGTGGTCGGCGACGTCACGATGTCGATCATCAACCAGCCCTGGCCGTACGCCTTCGAGGCGGTGCTGGCCCAGCAGGGCCTCTCGGCGATGGAGATGCGCGGCGGGATCATCCGCGTCGACGCGCCGGCCGAACTCGCCAAGCTCGACGCCGTCGAGGTCCTCGACACCCGTCAGAAGCGGCTGAACTATGCCCGCGCCGGCGACGTCGTCAATTCGCTCAAGGCGATGATGCTGAAGGATCGTGGCTCGGTCGTCGCCGATTCGGCCAGCAACTCGCTGATCATCACCGACACGCGCACGCGGATGCCGGGGATCCTCGAGTTCGTCGATCAGCTCGACATCCGGACGCCGCTCGTGGCGATCCAGGCCAAGCTGATCTACGTCGACCGCACCGACCTCCAGCAGCTCGGCCTGAAGTACGACATCGGCACCGCCGATCAGTTCTTCAACAAGCTGGTGTCGCGTCCGGATCCGCTCACCGGGCAGCCGTACAACCCGAACGTGAACGTGGTGAACCTCGGCGGCAGCGCGGTCTCCGCGATCTCCAACGCCGACGCACTCATCTCGGGCTCCGCGCTCGACCTGGTCTTCTCGACCGCGATCGGCGGCTTCTCGGTCACCTCGTTCCTCTCCGCCCTCGAGCGGGTTGAACTGACGGACGTCGAGGCCTCGCCGTTGGTCCACACGCTCGACAACAACGAAGCGACGATCTGGTCCGGTGAAGAAACGCCGGTCCGCGTCATCGACGCCTCGTCGTTCGGCCAGGTCAACCAGGCGCCGCGCGCCAACGTGACCTTCAAGGAGACGGGCATCAAGCTGATCGTCCGCCCCCACGTCACGGCCAACCGGCAGATCTCGATGGAGATCAAGGCCGAGCGGTCGTCGATCCAGCCGCTCGCCGCGGCCGACCTCGGCTTCACGATTCCGAAGCAGTACGCCGAGACCCGCACGCTGGTGAACGATGGCGAGACCGCGATGCTCGGCGGCCTGACCATCACCACGGTGACGCGCAACCGGAACGGGATTCCGCTCCTCTCGGGGCTGCCGTTCATCGGCAACCTCTTCTCCTTCACGGAGAATCGCGAGAACCGCAAGGACCTGATCATCCTGGTCATGCCGCGGATCGTGGACGACGCGCAGAACATCGTCCCCTGA
- a CDS encoding shikimate kinase, whose translation MGLPGAGKSTVGPLVAAALGARWSDLDDLIVAEAGRTIPEIWAEEGEAGFRLRERAAMAAALADGPQVIAAGGGWIAQPGNLLEAEPFALVLYMSLDPADAARRVAAQGGRPLLEGRDPDAALRELLVERERWYRLAGVEVAVGRAAPAAAAESIVVAARQYGGW comes from the coding sequence GTGGGCCTTCCGGGGGCGGGGAAGAGCACCGTCGGCCCGCTGGTGGCCGCCGCGCTGGGGGCACGCTGGTCTGACCTCGACGACCTGATCGTCGCCGAGGCGGGACGCACCATTCCAGAGATCTGGGCCGAGGAAGGTGAGGCGGGATTTCGGCTGCGTGAGCGGGCGGCGATGGCGGCGGCCCTGGCCGACGGGCCGCAGGTGATCGCTGCCGGTGGGGGGTGGATTGCCCAGCCCGGCAACCTCCTCGAAGCCGAGCCGTTCGCACTCGTACTATATATGTCGCTGGATCCGGCCGATGCTGCGCGAAGGGTGGCCGCCCAGGGGGGTCGACCGTTGCTGGAGGGACGCGATCCTGATGCGGCGTTGCGGGAGCTGCTGGTCGAGCGGGAACGCTGGTACCGACTGGCCGGCGTCGAGGTTGCCGTGGGGCGTGCGGCCCCTGCTGCCGCCGCCGAATCGATCGTGGTCGCGGCGAGGCAATACGGCGGCTGGTAA
- the aroC gene encoding chorismate synthase, translating into MPLTFRTAGESHGKALLALVEGVPAGLPISADAVDKDLGRRMQGHGRGARMKIEQDRIEWISGVRAGETIGSPIAMLIHNRDWANWEEVMSAEGTPGELRRRRVTRPRPGHADLVGVLKYDRVDARDILERASARETAARVAAGAVARRLLAEFGIDIGSHLVSLGGIRATVPAVLPTPLNDASDASPVRTLDPVAGAAMIARIDQAKQDGDTLGGEIEVVAQGLPVGLGSHVSWDRKLDGRLAGILMSIPAVKGVEIGLGFEAARRPGSEVHDPIVATIPTPNDAHGSSMVGDACPTPPPPPPPPPAAPPPPPPPPAPGAPGPGGGVVRPHSAGLGASTDPRAGFRRVGNNAGGLEGGMTTGEPLVVRVAMKPISTLMSPLKTVNLATGGEANAVSERSDVTAVPAMGVIAEALVAIVLADAMIEKFGGDSLAEMQRNHASYLASAGARWAALRDAPAPEEER; encoded by the coding sequence ATGCCACTGACCTTCCGCACCGCCGGTGAATCGCACGGCAAGGCCCTGCTCGCGCTTGTCGAGGGCGTGCCCGCCGGATTGCCGATCTCCGCCGACGCCGTCGACAAGGACCTCGGCCGCCGCATGCAGGGCCACGGCCGCGGCGCCCGGATGAAGATCGAGCAGGACCGCATCGAGTGGATTTCCGGCGTGCGCGCCGGCGAGACGATCGGTTCGCCGATCGCGATGCTGATCCACAATCGCGACTGGGCCAACTGGGAAGAGGTGATGTCGGCCGAGGGGACGCCCGGGGAGCTGCGGCGCCGCCGCGTGACCCGCCCGCGCCCCGGCCACGCCGATCTCGTCGGCGTCCTCAAGTATGATCGCGTCGACGCGCGCGACATCCTCGAGCGCGCCTCCGCCCGCGAGACCGCGGCGCGCGTTGCCGCGGGTGCCGTCGCACGCCGTCTGCTGGCCGAATTCGGGATCGACATCGGTTCGCATCTCGTCTCGCTCGGCGGCATTCGCGCCACGGTGCCTGCGGTGTTGCCGACGCCGCTCAACGATGCTTCCGATGCCTCGCCGGTGCGCACGCTCGACCCCGTGGCCGGCGCGGCGATGATCGCGCGGATCGACCAGGCCAAGCAGGACGGCGACACTCTCGGCGGCGAGATCGAGGTGGTGGCGCAGGGGCTTCCTGTGGGCCTCGGCTCGCATGTCAGCTGGGATCGCAAGCTCGACGGGCGGCTCGCGGGAATCCTGATGTCGATTCCCGCGGTGAAGGGCGTCGAGATCGGGCTGGGGTTCGAGGCGGCGCGGCGGCCGGGATCGGAGGTTCACGATCCGATCGTGGCCACGATCCCGACACCCAACGACGCGCACGGATCGTCGATGGTGGGCGACGCGTGCCCAACCCCCCCCCCCCCCCCGCCCCCGCCGCCGGCGGCGCCCCCCCCCCCCCCCCCCCCCCCCGCGCCCGGCGCGCCCGGGCCGGGGGGGGGGGTGGTGCGTCCCCACTCGGCAGGCCTGGGCGCGTCGACGGACCCCCGCGCCGGGTTCCGCCGCGTCGGCAACAACGCCGGCGGGCTCGAGGGCGGGATGACGACCGGCGAGCCGCTGGTGGTGCGCGTGGCGATGAAGCCGATCTCGACGCTGATGTCGCCGCTCAAGACGGTGAACCTCGCGACGGGTGGTGAGGCGAACGCGGTGAGTGAGCGGTCCGACGTGACCGCGGTCCCGGCGATGGGGGTGATCGCGGAGGCGCTGGTGGCAATCGTGCTCGCCGATGCGATGATCGAGAAGTTCGGCGGCGATTCGCTCGCGGAGATGCAGCGCAACCACGCCAGCTACCTCGCCTCGGCGGGGGCGCGCTGGGCCGCATTGCGTGATGCCCCGGCGCCGGAGGAGGAGCGCTGA